A window of the Planococcus citri chromosome 4, ihPlaCitr1.1, whole genome shotgun sequence genome harbors these coding sequences:
- the LOC135844096 gene encoding uncharacterized protein LOC135844096 encodes MKRLLIFLASISMVELSPANLTDFNAMSKMIDPVSLAASTMAWDCACDKACDMGEQIITPFIESFHGGGKSIPGAGIWNWFKEKASGVTAIVNNGFDLLKSKVNEFGGDVTNSIGVLVTEGTQQVKQYYDDVLLHHNQSNPLQLFCDKTRSLGLCKCFLKRVAEKLSAFTSSSDS; translated from the exons ATGAAACGTTTACTTATATTTCTCGCATCGATTTCCATGGTGGAACTTTCTCCTGCTAACTTGACTGATTTCAACGCTATGTCAAAAATGATAGATCCGGTATCTCT AGCTGCCTCCACTATGGCATGGGATTGCGCTTGCGATAAAGCATGCGATATGGGCGAGCAAATCATCACACCTTTCATTGAAAGTTTTCACGGGGGTGGAAAATCAATCCCTGGTGCAGGCATATGGAATTGGTTTAAAGAGAAAGCTAGCGGAGTAACTGCTATTGTAAACAACGGTTTTGAtttgttgaaatcaaaagtTAACGAGTTTGGAGGCGATGTTACGAATTCAATTGGTGTTCTGGTCACCGAAGGTACTCAACAAGTGAAACAATATTACGACGATGTGTTGCTTCATCATAATCAAAGCAATCCGTTGCAGTTGTTCTGTGATAAAACTCGTAGTTTAGGATTATGTAAATGTTTCTTGAAACGGGTTGCTGAGAAGCTTAGTGCATTTACAAGTAGTTCAGACAGTTGA